One genomic region from Prunus persica cultivar Lovell chromosome G3, Prunus_persica_NCBIv2, whole genome shotgun sequence encodes:
- the LOC18783061 gene encoding uncharacterized protein LOC18783061: MTVAKAVISSSLSNSSTSSNTYIMYQWGGQRCWRPISLPVPKPNSQNLTITTRNRSLLIPRASGAPSESNNGGSSSKTKTKNKTIDPPPSASSSGNEKIDTSNKIQEEQEQKQKQQRRLDLVDVNPVGLGRRSRQLFDEVWRKFSGLGQISRTSRADERDALDALLIREGPMCEFVIPGAQNTTVLVVGATSSIGRIVVRKLMLRGYTVKALVRKADQEVVDMLPRSVEIVTGDVGDPATLYDAVQGCNKIIYCATARSTISGDLYRVDNRGIYNLTKSFQDYNNKMAQLRAGKSSKSKLTITKFKSPESVDGWEVRQGTYFQDVVSSKYDGGMDAKFEFTFTGDAVFSGYVFTRGGYVDLSKKLSLPLGRTLDRYEGLVLSVGGNGRSYILILEAGPLADTSQSKLYFSRFSTKAGFCRVRVPFSSFRPVKPDDPPLDPFLVHTLTIRFEPRRQKAVESRTGVKQDPRSFKLILEYVKALPTGQETDFILVSCTGSGIEPTRREQVLKAKRAGEESLRKSGLGYTIIRPGPLKEEPGGQRALIFDQGNRISQGISCADVADICVKALHDSTARNKSFDVCYEYIADQGKELYELVAHLPDKANNYLTPALSVLEKNT, encoded by the exons ATGACCGTCGCTAAAGCCGTTATTAGCTCGAGCTTGAGCAACAGCAGCACCAGCAGTAACACCTATATCATGTACCAATGGGGCGGCCAAAGATGTTGGAGACCCATTTCTCTCCCAGTCCCAAAACCCAACTCCCAGAATCTGACAATCACCACCAGAAACCGCTCCTTACTAATTCCCAGGGCCTCTGGAGCTCCCTCTGAAAGCAACAATGGCGGCAGCAGCagtaaaaccaaaaccaagaaCAAAACCATTGATCCTCCTCcgtctgcttcttcttctggtaACGAGAAAATTGATACCAGTAATAAGATTCAAGAAGAGCAAgagcagaagcagaagcagcagCGGAGATTGGACCTGGTAGACGTGAACCCAGTTGGGCTCGGTCGAAGATCGCGCCaactgtttgatgaagtgtggCGCAAGTTCTCTGGACTCGGGCAGATCTCGAGAACCAGTCGTGCCGATGAAAGAGACGCGCTTGACGCTCTTCTCATCAGGGAAGGACCCATGTGCGAGTTCGTCATTCCCGGCGCCCAAAACACCACCGTTTTGGTCGTCGGAGCCACTTCAAGCATTGGACGTATAGTGGTCCGCAAGCTCATGCTCAGAGGCTACACTGTTAAG GCTCTGGTGAGGAAGGCTGATCAGGAAGTGGTGGATATGTTGCCGAGATCGGTGGAGATTGTGACTGGGGATGTGGGTGATCCTGCTACGCTATACGACGCCGTACAAGGCTGTAACAAGATTATCTATTGCGCTACTGCACGCTCTACTATCAGCGGAGACCTCTACAGGGTTGATAACAGAGGGATCTACAACCTCACCAAATCATTTCAG GactacaacaacaaaatggcACAATTACGAGCAGGGAAAAGTAGTAAGAGCAAGCTTACAATTACAAAGTTCAAGTCTCCAGAGTCAGTTGATGGATGGGAAGTTCGTCAGGGGACTTACTTCCAGGATGTGGTTTCTTCCAAGTATGATGGAGGAATGGATGCTAAGTTTGAGTTCACTTTTACCGGGGATGCTGTTTTCTCAG GATATGTTTTCACCAGGGGAGGGTATGTTGACCTGTCGAAGAAACTTTCACTTCCTTTGGGTCGTACTCTTGACAG GTATGAAGGTCTAGTTCTTTCTGTTGGTGGGAATGGAAGGTCTTATATATTAATTCTTGAAGCTGGTCCATTAGCAGATACATCTCAAAGTAAATTATACTTTTCTAGATTCAGCACAAAAGCAGGATTCTGTAGG GTCAGAGTACCATTTTCATCATTCCGCCCCGTGAAACCAGATGATCCACCATTAGACCCATTCCTAGTACATACATTAACCATACGTTTTGAGCCCAGAAGACAG AAAGCTGTTGAATCACGTACAGGAGTGAAGCAAGACCCAAGAAGCTTTAAGCTTATTCTGGAATACGTAAAAGCTTTGCCA ACTGGACAAGAAACGGACTTCATTTTAGTTTCATGTACGGGATCAGGAATAGAACCAACTAGAAGGGAGCAGGTTCTTAAAGCCAAGAGG GCTGGAGAAGAGTCATTGCGAAAATCAGGGCTTGGATACACAATCATTCGTCCTGGTCCCCTAAAG GAAGAACCAGGTGGACAACGTGCTCTCATATTTGATCAGGGAAACAGGATTTCTCAG GGGATCAGCTGTGCTGATGTAGCTGACATCTGTGTGAAGGCATTGCATGATTCAACTGCAAGGAACAAAAGTTTTGAT